The proteins below are encoded in one region of Sphingobacterium sp. R2:
- a CDS encoding glycosyltransferase family 4 protein, translated as MKVIRISTIPLSLNVLLKGQLRFLKRYFDILGVSSSGPLLDEVSEREGIRVSRVEMERGISPFRDVISLIRLYLLFKREKPTIVHSITPKAGLLSMVAGKFAGVPIRIHTFTGLIFPSKQGFLQKILINMDKLLCSAATNIYPEGLGVRKDLISFKITSKPLKILANGNVNGIDLEYYDVNNISEETRLALKSSLGIDENDFVFVFVGRLVGDKGINELIEAFSTLERSEVKLLLVGPFESDLDPVKENTQREIETNPNIISVGFQKDVRSYFAISDALVFPSYREGFPNVVMQAGAMELPAIVSNINGCNEIILEGVNGTIIPVKDSAAICVALLRLLDDKQYYNKLKANSRKMIADRYEQNVVWNALLEEYKVLLANYRG; from the coding sequence ATGAAAGTAATTAGGATTTCAACAATTCCTCTGTCTTTGAATGTTTTATTAAAAGGACAACTTAGATTTCTCAAAAGATATTTCGATATACTTGGAGTTTCGTCTTCTGGCCCACTATTAGATGAAGTGTCTGAAAGAGAGGGTATTAGGGTTTCTAGGGTTGAAATGGAGCGAGGAATTAGCCCATTTAGAGATGTTATTTCATTAATAAGGTTGTACTTGCTTTTTAAAAGGGAAAAACCTACAATAGTTCATTCTATCACACCCAAAGCTGGTTTGTTAAGTATGGTAGCTGGAAAATTTGCTGGTGTTCCTATTCGTATTCACACTTTTACAGGTTTAATATTTCCTTCAAAACAAGGTTTTTTGCAAAAGATTTTAATAAACATGGATAAGTTATTATGCTCTGCAGCAACAAATATATATCCAGAAGGCTTGGGGGTGAGAAAGGACCTAATCAGTTTTAAAATCACATCAAAGCCACTGAAAATTTTAGCAAATGGAAATGTCAATGGTATTGATTTAGAATATTATGATGTTAATAATATCTCAGAAGAAACTAGATTAGCATTAAAATCCTCATTGGGTATTGATGAGAATGATTTTGTTTTTGTGTTTGTAGGACGTTTAGTAGGGGATAAGGGCATTAATGAGCTGATAGAAGCTTTTTCAACGTTAGAAAGATCAGAGGTGAAATTATTGTTAGTTGGGCCTTTTGAATCTGATCTTGATCCCGTAAAAGAGAATACGCAAAGAGAAATTGAAACTAATCCTAATATCATTTCGGTAGGATTTCAAAAAGATGTCAGGTCTTATTTTGCCATTTCAGATGCTCTAGTATTTCCCAGTTACAGAGAGGGCTTTCCCAATGTAGTTATGCAAGCTGGCGCAATGGAACTGCCTGCAATTGTATCCAATATAAATGGCTGCAATGAAATAATTTTAGAAGGTGTTAATGGTACAATAATACCAGTTAAAGATTCGGCAGCAATTTGTGTGGCTTTGTTAAGATTACTTGATGATAAACAATATTATAATAAATTGAAAGCTAATTCAAGGAAAATGATAGCTGATCGTTATGAACAAAATGTTGTGTGGAACGCATTGTTAGAAGAATACAAAGTTTTATTAGCTAATTACAGAGGATAA
- a CDS encoding outer membrane beta-barrel protein — protein MKKLLIFSLIGILFLTGLTASAQFSRPISIGAGAGATFNLTDLGNVETKFAFYGELDYLITPFISVGLHGEKGALEGNGYESEFKNRYFAGNINGKIRVGQFLEGAKNYSYYTLQANTLSRILSNVYVGAGAGLVKNRIATQLSAQYRKAIIDQGGELSDKFGQIHFVVPLNVGVDIPFGRTLYGPQWAINVNYQHTLTFNDNLDGIINKNNDQYGFVSVGVKYALFNRK, from the coding sequence ATGAAAAAACTTCTAATTTTTAGCCTTATTGGAATTTTATTTTTAACGGGTTTAACTGCTTCCGCGCAGTTCTCTAGACCAATCAGTATCGGAGCTGGTGCTGGCGCAACCTTCAATCTGACCGACTTAGGTAATGTGGAGACTAAATTTGCTTTTTATGGGGAATTGGATTATCTCATCACACCTTTTATCTCTGTCGGACTACATGGCGAAAAAGGAGCCTTGGAAGGGAATGGTTACGAAAGCGAATTTAAGAATCGGTATTTCGCAGGAAATATCAACGGTAAAATCCGTGTCGGTCAATTTTTGGAAGGAGCTAAGAATTACAGTTATTACACCTTGCAGGCAAATACCTTATCACGTATTCTATCTAATGTTTACGTTGGCGCTGGAGCCGGCTTAGTAAAGAATAGAATCGCAACTCAGCTATCCGCCCAATATCGTAAAGCAATCATTGATCAAGGCGGTGAACTTTCAGATAAGTTTGGGCAGATTCATTTTGTAGTTCCTTTAAACGTAGGTGTTGATATTCCTTTTGGGCGTACGTTATATGGACCACAATGGGCAATTAATGTCAACTATCAACATACTTTGACCTTTAACGATAACTTGGATGGTATTATCAATAAGAATAACGATCAATATGGTTTTGTCTCTGTAGGCGTAAAATATGCATTGTTCAATCGTAAATAG
- a CDS encoding polysaccharide biosynthesis/export family protein, with protein MVYLQPDSTQINTLFEQYVPKIQKNDILTIVVTASDPKVTAPFNPLSTMMSSNLSQQTDMALRPTYTVDNYGDVVMPMLGKVRLEGLTRIEAIEKIRSELEKYIKDPGVNINFNNFRVSVLGEVTRPGSFIMPTERVTVLEALGMAGDLTIRGVRENILLIREVDGQKTMQRLDLTKQSTLNSPYYYLAQNDVIYVEPNKAQINNSKLGANTNIIISIASLLITVISVLTR; from the coding sequence ATGGTGTATTTACAACCCGATTCAACTCAAATAAATACCTTGTTTGAGCAGTATGTTCCTAAAATTCAGAAGAATGATATTTTGACAATAGTGGTAACAGCATCAGATCCCAAAGTAACGGCTCCATTTAATCCCCTTAGCACGATGATGTCTAGCAATTTATCCCAACAAACTGATATGGCATTGCGGCCGACCTATACAGTGGATAATTATGGCGATGTAGTCATGCCGATGTTAGGAAAAGTTAGATTGGAAGGATTAACACGTATTGAAGCAATTGAAAAAATTCGTTCGGAATTGGAGAAATATATTAAAGATCCAGGAGTTAATATAAACTTCAATAATTTTAGGGTGTCAGTTCTGGGAGAAGTTACACGCCCTGGATCATTTATTATGCCCACTGAGAGAGTTACCGTGTTGGAAGCATTAGGGATGGCAGGTGATTTAACCATAAGAGGAGTAAGAGAGAATATTTTGCTAATACGTGAAGTAGATGGACAAAAAACCATGCAACGCTTGGATTTAACTAAGCAAAGTACCCTTAATTCGCCATACTATTATTTAGCTCAAAATGATGTGATTTATGTAGAGCCGAACAAGGCTCAAATTAATAATTCTAAGCTTGGGGCGAATACAAATATAATAATTTCGATTGCCAGTTTATTGATCACAGTAATTTCAGTATTGACTCGTTAA
- a CDS encoding glycosyltransferase family 2 protein: MKSITVFTPSYNRAYCLHELYESLCRQSNQDFHWLIIDDGSSDNTKDLVNKWLAEERISMQYHYQPNKGMVGAHNTAHYIMETELCVCIDSDDFMPDDAIEKILKLWKEYGYPDSAGMVGLDAYKNGQIIGTKLPEIKECRFSELYTFHKVTGDKKFVHNRRVFNKYLPYPFFDNEKFPITSYLYLLIEQEHKLLLFNEVFCIVEYMEDGLSKGLINQYRTSPKSFAFYRLAKMKYALNYKERFKNAIHYVSSSLIAKDWGFLKKTRYKLTTVLAFPFGVLLYFYITRTKKTAINKNLNKA, from the coding sequence ATGAAATCAATAACAGTTTTTACCCCTTCCTACAATAGGGCGTATTGCTTACATGAGCTATATGAGAGTCTTTGTCGACAATCCAATCAAGATTTTCATTGGTTGATTATAGATGATGGTTCCAGTGATAATACTAAAGATTTAGTCAATAAGTGGCTAGCTGAAGAAAGGATATCCATGCAATACCATTATCAACCGAATAAGGGAATGGTTGGCGCACACAATACTGCCCATTACATTATGGAAACGGAACTTTGTGTATGTATAGATTCAGATGACTTTATGCCAGATGATGCTATTGAGAAAATTCTGAAGTTGTGGAAGGAATACGGTTATCCGGATTCGGCAGGTATGGTCGGCCTTGATGCATATAAAAATGGGCAAATTATCGGAACGAAATTGCCAGAAATTAAGGAATGCAGATTTTCCGAATTATATACTTTTCATAAGGTAACAGGGGATAAAAAATTCGTACATAATAGAAGAGTATTTAACAAATATCTTCCCTACCCATTTTTTGACAATGAAAAATTTCCAATTACCAGCTATCTATATTTGCTGATAGAACAGGAGCATAAGTTATTGTTGTTTAATGAAGTGTTTTGTATTGTAGAATATATGGAAGACGGTTTGTCGAAAGGATTGATAAATCAATATCGAACAAGTCCGAAATCTTTCGCATTTTATCGATTGGCAAAAATGAAATACGCATTAAATTATAAGGAACGTTTTAAAAATGCAATTCATTATGTTTCTTCTTCTTTAATAGCGAAGGATTGGGGATTTTTAAAAAAAACGAGATATAAGTTAACCACAGTTTTAGCATTTCCATTTGGAGTGTTATTGTATTTTTATATAACTCGCACTAAAAAGACCGCGATAAATAAGAATTTAAACAAAGCATAG
- a CDS encoding sugar transferase, which yields MYKYFFKRLLDFLSALIGLLILSPIFIVVTIGLFFANSGKPFFFQSRPGRNERIFKIIKFKTMNDKKAADGSLLSDAERLTTIGAFVRKTSLDELPQLINVLKGDMSLIGPRPLLIQYLPLYSQDQRRRHEVRPGITGWAQVNGRNAISWEKKFELDVWYVDHVSFLIDLKVFFKTFKKVFKREGISADGHVTIEPFNGNN from the coding sequence ATGTATAAATATTTTTTTAAACGTTTGCTAGACTTCTTAAGCGCATTGATTGGATTATTGATATTATCCCCAATTTTTATTGTTGTTACTATTGGTCTATTTTTCGCAAACTCAGGGAAGCCATTTTTCTTTCAATCTCGTCCGGGACGGAATGAAAGGATATTTAAAATTATTAAATTTAAAACAATGAACGATAAAAAAGCAGCCGATGGTAGTCTCCTATCTGATGCAGAACGCTTAACTACTATTGGCGCCTTTGTTCGTAAGACTTCGCTAGACGAGCTCCCGCAACTGATAAATGTTCTAAAAGGAGATATGTCCCTTATTGGACCTAGACCTCTCCTAATTCAATATTTACCGCTTTACAGTCAAGATCAACGCCGACGTCATGAGGTACGACCTGGAATCACGGGATGGGCACAAGTGAATGGTCGAAATGCTATTTCTTGGGAGAAGAAATTTGAACTTGATGTTTGGTATGTAGACCACGTCAGCTTTCTTATAGATTTGAAAGTATTCTTTAAAACGTTCAAAAAGGTATTTAAACGGGAGGGCATTTCAGCAGATGGACATGTTACCATAGAACCCTTTAATGGAAATAATTAA
- a CDS encoding polysaccharide pyruvyl transferase family protein: protein MNAIIVPGVTDLNKGDQALVWESWRLAKDTGLYDEIYILDAGDTIEERELLCKQSQENGFKLLENILKHPRRGQHKSDEHIKESKLELFKQVKNAVMDFSSTRYLIKICNNLDKVKKEFDEKTYRTVLEFHKAKTIFVKGGGFIHAYGEKTAPYLMWYFLFYVRLAKALNKEVVFLPNSYGPFEGLTVKRQVRSVFNKLDLVYARENVSAESLGLLLGKKIPVEMDLGFFLEKGDQNDAEFILEKYGLTKDDKIIGITIRPWRFPGKSNPEELYEKYIQSVENLTRHILALGYKVALCNQSLGPNSHEDDRNAIRDLLKRVTHENLIWINENLTCPVLKAVYSNFYFFVGTRFHSIIFSLTSLVPSIAIGYGGNKAKGIMGDFNLNNYVVQIHEVEPLQLVEMFDDAVRNYDQIKNSLSSSMNLVTASRNRLLEDIKSLY from the coding sequence ATGAACGCGATAATTGTACCAGGAGTGACCGATTTAAATAAAGGTGATCAAGCCCTAGTTTGGGAAAGTTGGAGATTGGCAAAAGATACAGGCTTATATGATGAGATCTATATTCTTGATGCTGGAGATACAATTGAAGAAAGAGAGCTATTGTGCAAGCAGTCACAAGAAAATGGATTCAAATTGTTAGAAAATATTCTTAAACATCCCAGAAGAGGTCAACATAAGTCTGATGAGCATATAAAGGAATCAAAGCTTGAACTATTTAAACAAGTGAAAAACGCTGTGATGGATTTCTCAAGTACTCGGTATTTGATAAAAATTTGTAATAATTTAGATAAGGTCAAGAAGGAGTTTGATGAAAAAACGTACCGCACTGTTTTGGAATTTCACAAAGCAAAGACAATATTCGTGAAAGGGGGCGGCTTTATCCATGCATATGGAGAAAAAACAGCGCCCTATCTAATGTGGTATTTTCTTTTCTATGTAAGGTTAGCTAAGGCGTTAAATAAAGAAGTTGTATTTCTTCCCAACTCATATGGCCCTTTTGAAGGATTGACAGTAAAAAGGCAAGTCAGATCAGTCTTTAATAAATTAGATCTTGTTTATGCAAGAGAAAATGTGTCTGCAGAAAGTTTGGGTTTATTGTTGGGTAAAAAAATACCAGTAGAAATGGATTTGGGTTTCTTTTTGGAAAAAGGAGATCAAAACGATGCTGAGTTCATTTTGGAAAAATATGGTCTTACTAAAGACGATAAGATTATTGGTATTACGATAAGACCTTGGCGTTTTCCTGGGAAATCTAATCCCGAAGAGCTATACGAGAAATATATTCAAAGCGTAGAAAATTTGACACGCCATATTTTGGCACTTGGATATAAAGTCGCTCTTTGTAATCAGTCTTTGGGACCAAACTCTCATGAAGATGATCGGAATGCAATAAGAGATTTACTAAAGAGAGTTACACATGAAAATTTAATATGGATTAATGAAAATTTAACATGCCCAGTTTTAAAGGCCGTATACTCAAATTTTTATTTCTTTGTCGGTACGAGATTTCATTCTATTATTTTCTCGTTAACATCTTTAGTGCCTTCAATTGCAATCGGTTACGGAGGAAACAAAGCAAAGGGGATTATGGGAGATTTTAATTTGAACAACTATGTTGTGCAAATTCATGAAGTAGAGCCGTTGCAACTTGTTGAAATGTTTGATGATGCAGTCAGAAATTATGATCAAATTAAAAATTCTTTATCATCTTCAATGAATTTAGTTACTGCTAGTAGAAATCGGCTATTAGAGGATATTAAAAGCTTGTATTAA
- a CDS encoding acetyltransferase, translating to MYLFGASGHGKVIAEIAESNDLKIEGFIDTDLNKSSLLGYPVYHENPKYAVEFVIAIGNNEVRKKIVNEIESSIYLTLVHPSANMSNRSSLGDGTVVMAGATINVDVSVGQHCIVNTNACIDHDCVIEDFVHLSPNVALAGNVRVGEGTHIGIGACVIQGITIGKWVKIGAGAVIIKDIPDGCTVVGNPGRIIKN from the coding sequence ATGTATTTATTCGGAGCAAGTGGACACGGAAAAGTAATAGCAGAAATTGCTGAAAGCAATGATTTGAAGATAGAAGGATTTATCGATACCGATTTAAATAAATCATCTTTACTGGGATACCCAGTTTATCACGAGAACCCTAAATATGCTGTTGAATTTGTTATAGCTATTGGAAATAATGAGGTAAGAAAGAAAATTGTAAATGAGATCGAATCATCGATTTATCTAACCCTAGTACATCCAAGCGCGAATATGTCTAACCGCAGTAGTTTAGGAGATGGTACAGTGGTGATGGCTGGTGCAACTATTAACGTCGATGTAAGTGTTGGTCAACACTGTATTGTCAATACGAATGCTTGCATAGATCACGATTGTGTCATAGAAGATTTTGTACATTTATCTCCAAATGTCGCATTAGCTGGAAATGTACGCGTGGGAGAAGGTACACATATAGGAATTGGCGCCTGTGTAATCCAAGGTATAACAATTGGAAAATGGGTGAAGATAGGTGCTGGAGCAGTAATTATTAAAGATATACCAGATGGATGTACCGTGGTGGGTAATCCTGGAAGAATAATAAAGAATTAA
- a CDS encoding SUMF1/EgtB/PvdO family nonheme iron enzyme, with the protein MNIRNKYNGNRLLGLFCLAILIGFTACKSNTAMYKAPKVNAFKGGKLPPPPGMVYIPSGTILFKGSLDSGNVGKNVSVSAFFIDEAEVTNKQYREFVNWVADSVAVTDYLNDDQYFMDVAGEQVGQKRINWAKVKKISPIWRSNDPAIQERIAPMLEMQGNRRALNPEMIKYRFSYLQSKGNVKKKYVTDTVAVMPVEDIWTKDFPNAQLASLDANYFTHPSFDYYPVVGVTWRQARAFTDWRANEMAATVLKNSYLNGYQLSLSLPTEAQWQYAASGKLDPQDTIAGSRMTIDGAEGKKKLAVNFKQGEGTYSRDGATFTLPVKSYMPNAFGVYNMAGNVSEWTLDAYSPSAVVFVNDLNPALLYDADEKDGDALKRKVVRGGSWKDNGEQLNSETRNYSVDYEPHSYIGFRCVMSAFEMPTVQSKTRKY; encoded by the coding sequence ATGAATATACGTAATAAGTACAATGGCAATCGCCTGCTTGGGCTTTTTTGTTTAGCGATCTTAATCGGTTTTACGGCGTGTAAATCAAATACAGCGATGTACAAAGCACCGAAAGTAAATGCGTTTAAAGGTGGAAAATTACCCCCTCCTCCTGGAATGGTGTATATTCCCTCGGGAACCATTTTATTCAAAGGATCACTAGATAGCGGAAACGTAGGGAAAAATGTGAGCGTGAGTGCATTTTTTATTGATGAAGCGGAAGTAACCAATAAACAGTACCGTGAATTTGTTAATTGGGTAGCGGATTCGGTTGCTGTAACGGATTATCTAAATGACGACCAATATTTTATGGACGTAGCGGGCGAACAGGTTGGACAAAAGCGGATCAACTGGGCAAAAGTGAAAAAGATATCCCCAATTTGGAGAAGTAATGATCCTGCTATCCAAGAGCGTATTGCTCCTATGCTTGAAATGCAGGGCAATAGACGAGCACTCAATCCAGAGATGATCAAATATCGTTTCTCTTACCTTCAATCGAAAGGGAATGTCAAAAAGAAATATGTGACTGATACGGTAGCTGTAATGCCCGTTGAAGATATTTGGACAAAAGATTTTCCGAATGCGCAACTGGCATCGCTAGATGCGAATTACTTTACCCATCCCTCTTTTGATTATTATCCGGTAGTGGGGGTTACCTGGAGGCAGGCGCGAGCGTTTACCGACTGGCGTGCAAATGAGATGGCCGCTACGGTATTGAAAAATTCCTATCTTAATGGCTATCAGCTTAGCTTGAGCCTACCCACCGAAGCACAATGGCAATATGCGGCATCGGGTAAATTGGATCCTCAGGATACAATTGCGGGATCGCGTATGACAATTGATGGAGCAGAAGGAAAAAAGAAATTGGCGGTCAATTTTAAACAGGGTGAGGGAACGTATTCCCGTGATGGTGCCACGTTTACGCTTCCAGTGAAATCGTATATGCCGAATGCGTTTGGTGTCTATAATATGGCTGGTAACGTATCGGAGTGGACGCTCGATGCGTATAGTCCCTCAGCAGTGGTTTTTGTGAATGACTTAAATCCGGCTTTACTGTATGATGCTGATGAGAAGGATGGCGATGCTTTGAAACGTAAAGTGGTGCGTGGCGGATCTTGGAAAGATAACGGTGAACAGTTAAATAGTGAAACCAGAAATTACTCGGTAGATTATGAACCGCATTCTTACATTGGATTCCGTTGTGTAATGTCGGCTTTTGAAATGCCAACCGTACAAAGTAAAACACGTAAATATTAA
- a CDS encoding GumC family protein, whose translation MNIMEQNPVEIREKEEDINLRQIFEQYAFYWKWFVFAVILALALASVYLRYAQKTYSTTAKILLKDEKSASAGELAGIAELTSSMGLGGTRAAFVTDQIEVLSSRRLMRKVVDKHHLNVIYTVKGNIRSSEILEKDMPFILQTQGNQDSIKADLKVIVNKGRLTVTNLESKEKIVVDYEKPIKIGKNIFIFRKYGKNRGDENAEYIVNVLPINWAIDANLKSINISPSKEAQSYIVNFSMVSTLGKKAKLILNSLIEIYNEDLTNDKLRMTRATSDFINKRLMLISKDLSGADEQAAEFKSANSMVDMATEAGVFLNTASDNDKKVLEYKTQLQLVDHMNDYLKSQEVGKLLPSNIGLQDASIAGSIEAYNKLVLERDDLLKSASDQNPTVVALNENIAESSNNIRQSLRNYQRVTKLALNSIQQKSNEIKNRISSIPNQEQGFKKISRQQQIVESLYLLLLQKREESEVKAAATPDNLKIIDEAYENGVPVSPKKSLVLFGALALGLLIPFIILYLKFLLDNKIHSRKDIEDIVKIPVLGEIPTAEDTIVHLNDRSSLAEAFRILRTNMNFMFGADNKDASKVVFVTSTISGEGKSFVTTNLAQILSMSGKKVVLIGADIRSPKVLDYLGLSHLQHTNVGITQFLINPDMDMDNIIIKKPGNYDFDVVYSGYIAPNPAELLMNGHFDDVIKYTREHYDYVLVDTAPVSLVTDTLLIAHNADLTLYVSRVDYLDKRLLQVPRELYVDGKLKNLASVVNDVDFARGYGYGYGYGYGYGDKGTKKTGLAKVWQDLKDRLNIK comes from the coding sequence ATGAATATAATGGAACAGAACCCTGTAGAAATAAGAGAAAAAGAAGAGGATATCAATTTAAGACAAATATTTGAACAATATGCATTTTATTGGAAATGGTTTGTTTTCGCAGTAATATTAGCATTGGCTCTTGCTTCTGTTTATTTACGATATGCTCAAAAGACCTATAGTACCACGGCGAAGATTTTATTGAAAGACGAAAAAAGTGCTTCGGCAGGGGAATTGGCAGGTATTGCAGAATTGACAAGTAGTATGGGGTTAGGAGGAACGAGAGCTGCTTTCGTGACTGATCAAATAGAAGTACTTTCTTCAAGACGATTAATGCGGAAAGTAGTCGATAAGCATCACTTAAACGTAATTTATACAGTTAAAGGGAATATTCGTTCTTCGGAAATTTTGGAGAAAGATATGCCCTTTATTTTACAAACGCAAGGCAATCAAGATAGTATAAAAGCTGACTTGAAGGTGATTGTTAATAAAGGAAGACTAACTGTCACTAATTTAGAGTCTAAGGAAAAAATTGTTGTTGACTATGAAAAGCCTATTAAAATTGGAAAGAACATTTTTATTTTTCGAAAATATGGAAAAAATAGAGGTGATGAAAATGCGGAGTATATCGTAAATGTCTTACCAATTAATTGGGCAATAGACGCTAACCTAAAATCAATAAATATCTCACCAAGTAAAGAGGCACAATCGTATATTGTGAACTTTTCAATGGTTTCAACGCTTGGCAAAAAAGCTAAATTGATTTTAAATTCCTTGATCGAAATTTATAATGAGGATTTGACTAACGATAAATTACGTATGACGAGAGCGACATCTGATTTTATTAATAAACGATTGATGTTGATTTCAAAAGACCTATCGGGAGCGGATGAACAAGCAGCTGAGTTTAAATCCGCAAATTCAATGGTTGATATGGCAACTGAAGCAGGTGTCTTTTTAAATACGGCTTCGGATAATGATAAAAAGGTGCTAGAGTATAAAACTCAGCTCCAATTAGTCGACCATATGAATGATTATCTAAAAAGTCAAGAAGTGGGGAAATTGCTTCCTTCTAATATAGGTTTGCAAGATGCTTCAATTGCGGGTTCAATAGAAGCATATAATAAGTTGGTTTTGGAACGTGACGATTTATTAAAATCTGCTTCTGATCAGAATCCAACCGTTGTAGCATTGAATGAGAATATAGCTGAAAGCAGCAATAATATCCGGCAATCGCTAAGAAATTACCAACGAGTAACCAAATTAGCCCTAAATAGTATTCAGCAAAAATCTAATGAAATAAAAAATAGGATTAGCTCGATTCCTAACCAAGAGCAAGGATTTAAAAAGATTTCAAGACAACAGCAAATCGTAGAGTCTCTATATCTGCTATTATTACAAAAGAGAGAGGAAAGTGAAGTTAAGGCTGCGGCTACACCAGATAATTTAAAAATTATTGATGAAGCTTATGAAAATGGAGTTCCTGTTTCTCCTAAAAAATCATTAGTACTCTTTGGTGCTTTGGCGCTTGGCCTTTTAATTCCCTTTATAATACTCTATCTCAAATTTTTGTTGGACAACAAAATTCATTCCCGTAAAGACATTGAAGATATTGTCAAAATCCCAGTATTGGGAGAGATACCTACAGCCGAAGATACAATTGTTCATCTAAATGATCGCTCTTCTTTAGCCGAAGCCTTCCGTATTTTACGAACCAATATGAATTTCATGTTTGGAGCTGATAATAAAGATGCTTCTAAAGTGGTATTTGTAACGTCCACGATTTCTGGAGAAGGGAAATCTTTCGTAACCACCAATCTTGCTCAGATTTTATCTATGTCTGGTAAAAAAGTGGTTTTAATCGGCGCTGATATTCGTAGTCCTAAAGTCTTAGATTACCTCGGATTGTCTCACCTACAGCATACAAACGTGGGTATTACGCAGTTCTTGATCAATCCTGATATGGATATGGATAATATTATAATCAAAAAGCCTGGTAACTATGATTTTGACGTGGTCTATTCGGGTTATATTGCGCCGAACCCCGCGGAATTATTGATGAATGGACACTTTGACGATGTCATCAAGTATACGCGTGAACATTACGATTATGTGTTGGTGGATACAGCCCCAGTAAGTCTAGTGACAGATACTTTGTTAATTGCACATAATGCCGATTTAACTTTATATGTGTCCCGGGTAGATTATCTTGACAAACGCCTACTCCAAGTGCCGCGTGAACTATACGTAGATGGCAAATTGAAAAATCTTGCATCGGTTGTCAATGATGTGGACTTCGCTCGGGGTTATGGCTATGGGTACGGCTATGGCTATGGCTATGGCGACAAAGGGACCAAAAAAACTGGCCTTGCAAAAGTTTGGCAAGATTTGAAAGATCGCTTAAATATAAAATAA
- a CDS encoding DegT/DnrJ/EryC1/StrS family aminotransferase produces MSHKIWLSSPHMGGNELKYIHEAFDHNWVAPLGPNVNGFEEDLEKFLNAGVQVAALSAGTAALHLALIECDVNYGDEVICQSMTFSASANPIAYQGAIPVFVDSEADTWNMCPVALKEAIKDRFANGKKPKAIVVVHLYGMPAKMDEILSVASEFDIPVIEDAAEALGSKYKGKACGTFGRFGVLSFNGNKIITTSGGGALVCHTKEDKDQAVFLSTQARDDAPHYQHSHIGYNYRMSNICAGIGRGQMEVLVNRIEARRTMTEFYSDLFADIEGVNVLRAPTEDFFSNHWLAAITIDEAVAGISREDLRLALLEDNIESRPLWKPMHLQPVFKNSPYYGSNVAERLFDTGLCLPSGSNLTEEDKQRIRKKIKLAFHK; encoded by the coding sequence ATGTCACATAAAATATGGCTATCCTCTCCTCACATGGGGGGGAATGAATTAAAGTACATCCATGAAGCATTTGACCATAATTGGGTAGCTCCACTAGGCCCCAATGTCAACGGCTTTGAAGAAGATTTAGAAAAATTTCTAAATGCTGGTGTTCAGGTTGCAGCCCTTTCGGCAGGTACAGCAGCTTTGCATTTGGCCTTAATCGAATGCGATGTAAATTACGGAGACGAAGTGATTTGTCAGTCCATGACTTTTTCTGCGTCAGCTAATCCAATCGCTTATCAAGGTGCTATACCAGTTTTTGTAGACTCAGAAGCCGATACTTGGAATATGTGTCCGGTTGCTTTGAAAGAAGCGATAAAAGATCGTTTTGCTAATGGGAAGAAGCCAAAGGCAATTGTGGTGGTTCATCTTTATGGGATGCCTGCAAAAATGGACGAGATATTGTCTGTGGCTAGTGAGTTTGATATTCCAGTAATAGAGGATGCAGCTGAGGCATTGGGCTCTAAATACAAAGGGAAGGCTTGTGGTACTTTTGGACGTTTCGGAGTATTAAGCTTTAACGGTAATAAGATTATCACAACTTCAGGAGGAGGAGCTTTGGTATGCCATACAAAAGAAGATAAAGATCAAGCCGTTTTCCTTTCTACACAAGCACGTGACGATGCTCCTCACTATCAACATTCACATATTGGTTATAACTATAGGATGTCCAATATTTGTGCAGGTATAGGAAGAGGCCAAATGGAGGTATTAGTAAATCGGATTGAGGCTCGTCGTACAATGACAGAGTTCTATTCGGACCTATTTGCTGATATCGAGGGTGTCAATGTTTTAAGAGCACCTACTGAAGACTTTTTTTCCAATCATTGGCTAGCTGCCATAACTATTGATGAGGCGGTGGCAGGTATTTCGAGAGAGGATTTGCGTCTCGCGCTTTTGGAAGACAACATTGAATCGCGTCCTTTATGGAAGCCGATGCATCTTCAGCCTGTATTTAAGAACTCGCCATATTATGGAAGTAATGTTGCTGAAAGATTGTTTGATACAGGACTTTGTTTGCCATCAGGTTCAAACCTAACTGAAGAGGATAAACAACGTATTCGAAAGAAAATAAAATTGGCTTTCCATAAATAA